One window from the genome of Herpetosiphonaceae bacterium encodes:
- a CDS encoding metal ABC transporter substrate-binding protein: METPKHTPLRSGRWRRVSALLLILLIGGPLLAACGQAASARPSLNVVATLAPLADWARQVGREHVQVTQIVPAGIDPKTYVLTQRDRAAIDRADVLLLNGYELEPWLDQALAESMSPPRVTLDLSQYLGVRNNGTHAIVRTPLEGEERGGEKSEIEQIYIPPSVVSPYLWLDPGPTMAQQAVMLIADTFTRADLDNLLAYRRNADQYNGELENLDNWIKRQIRGWPRVRAGTKELLALQAVDRSWHYFAQHYAINLRTTVTISTFEPTIPAVTPLFVDQFLSESERQRLLGLRQPDGVLNPLADNSYIELMKHNVNIMTQGVQRAARREPLQFNLQVIGS; encoded by the coding sequence ATGGAAACACCTAAGCACACTCCATTGCGCTCAGGCCGCTGGCGGCGCGTCTCGGCGCTGCTGCTGATCCTGCTGATCGGCGGGCCGCTCCTTGCAGCATGTGGACAGGCCGCTTCCGCGCGTCCGTCGCTCAACGTCGTCGCCACGCTCGCGCCGCTCGCCGACTGGGCAAGGCAGGTTGGCCGCGAGCATGTCCAGGTGACGCAGATCGTGCCGGCGGGGATCGACCCAAAGACGTATGTCTTGACCCAGCGCGATCGTGCGGCGATCGACAGGGCGGATGTGCTGCTGCTCAACGGGTATGAGCTTGAGCCGTGGCTCGATCAGGCGCTGGCCGAGAGCATGTCGCCGCCACGGGTGACGCTGGATCTGTCGCAGTACCTGGGTGTGCGCAATAACGGCACGCACGCGATCGTGCGCACGCCGCTGGAGGGCGAAGAGCGCGGCGGCGAAAAATCCGAGATCGAGCAGATCTATATCCCGCCGTCGGTCGTTTCGCCCTACCTCTGGCTTGATCCCGGCCCGACGATGGCTCAGCAGGCGGTGATGCTGATCGCCGATACGTTTACGCGCGCCGATCTGGACAACCTGCTGGCGTACCGGCGCAACGCCGATCAGTACAACGGCGAGCTTGAAAACCTCGACAATTGGATCAAGCGGCAGATCCGAGGCTGGCCGCGTGTCAGAGCCGGTACTAAGGAGCTTCTCGCGCTTCAGGCCGTCGATCGCTCCTGGCACTATTTTGCGCAGCACTACGCGATCAACCTGCGCACCACCGTGACGATCAGCACGTTCGAGCCGACGATCCCGGCTGTGACGCCGCTCTTTGTCGATCAGTTTTTGAGCGAGTCGGAGCGGCAGCGGCTGCTGGGGCTGCGCCAGCCCGATGGCGTGCTCAATCCGCTCGCCGATAACTCGTACATCGAGCTGATGAAGCACAATGTCAACATTATGACCCAGGGCG